The Shewanella sp. MTB7 genome includes a window with the following:
- a CDS encoding protein-glutamate methylesterase/protein-glutamine glutaminase, with amino-acid sequence MSIKVLVVDDSSFFRRRVSEIVAKDPDLEVIGTAVNGAEAVKMAADLKPNVITMDIEMPVMDGITAVREIMAKTPVPILMFSSLTHDGAKATLDALEAGALDFLPKRFEDIATNKDEAIRLLQQRIKTIGRRRVYRPITRPVTKPTSTPLSRPQSTTPLPRTAGNAPIAPKSNIINRASGRKYKILLIGTSTGGPVALQKILTQFPQNYPHPILLIQHMPAAFTPAFASRLNALCKIEVKEAVSGDQLKAGHAYLAPGGMQMMLDRAGTHGRLKVVAGSEDMNYKPSVDITFASVSKILGKDTLAVVLTGMGADGREGARMLKNSGATIWAQDEASCIVYGMPQAVTAAGISSQSIGLEQMADAILRESFNG; translated from the coding sequence ATGAGCATTAAAGTTCTCGTTGTTGACGATTCAAGTTTTTTTCGTCGAAGGGTTAGTGAAATTGTTGCTAAAGACCCTGACCTAGAAGTCATTGGAACAGCCGTCAATGGGGCTGAAGCCGTTAAAATGGCCGCAGATCTTAAGCCTAATGTCATTACCATGGATATAGAGATGCCAGTCATGGACGGCATTACTGCTGTTCGTGAAATAATGGCTAAAACACCTGTCCCTATTCTTATGTTTTCGTCGTTAACACATGATGGTGCCAAGGCAACCTTAGATGCGTTAGAGGCGGGAGCATTAGATTTTTTGCCAAAACGTTTTGAGGACATTGCAACCAATAAAGATGAAGCCATTCGGCTTTTACAACAAAGAATAAAAACCATTGGGCGCAGGAGAGTTTACCGGCCAATAACACGACCTGTTACCAAACCAACTTCAACGCCTTTATCTCGACCTCAGAGTACGACGCCACTACCCCGTACTGCGGGTAATGCTCCTATTGCGCCTAAATCTAATATCATAAATCGTGCTTCAGGTAGAAAATATAAAATATTGTTAATAGGTACCTCGACAGGGGGACCTGTTGCGTTGCAAAAAATACTGACTCAGTTTCCACAAAATTATCCTCATCCTATTTTATTGATCCAACATATGCCAGCAGCTTTTACTCCTGCATTTGCATCTCGATTAAATGCTTTATGCAAAATTGAAGTAAAAGAAGCTGTTTCTGGAGATCAGTTGAAAGCAGGTCATGCCTATCTCGCTCCAGGAGGAATGCAGATGATGTTAGATCGTGCTGGTACTCATGGGAGATTAAAAGTTGTCGCAGGTAGTGAGGATATGAATTATAAACCTTCGGTAGATATTACATTTGCTTCGGTATCCAAAATACTGGGTAAGGACACGTTAGCTGTTGTGTTAACCGGAATGGGAGCAGATGGTAGAGAAGGTGCACGAATGTTGAAGAACTCAGGAGCAACAATCTGGGCACAAGATGAAGCATCCTGCATAGTATACGGGATGCCGCAAGCAGTAACAGCCGCAGGCATTTCTAGTCAATCAATTGGATTAGAGCAGATGGCTGATGCTATTTTACGAGAATCATTTAATGGCTAG
- a CDS encoding ParA family protein has translation MKIWTVANQKGGVGKTTTVASLAGSLAKRGLKVLMIDTDPHASLGYYLGIDSELVKSSLYDLFLEHQSLTKEFIQEHIVSTSVDGIDLIPSTMALATLDRSLGHQGGMGLILKKLLLLVEDSYDIALIDCPPVLGVLMVNALAASQHIIVPVQTEFLAIKGLDRMIKTMILMGRSKKTQYSFTIVPTMYDRRTKASSAALQQLSKEYGEQLWPDVIPVDTKFRDASLAHLPASHFAASSRGVKAYERLLDHLLAGAVSHVTLS, from the coding sequence TTGAAAATCTGGACAGTCGCAAACCAAAAGGGAGGAGTTGGTAAAACAACAACAGTAGCGAGTTTAGCGGGGTCTCTAGCTAAACGGGGATTGAAGGTTCTGATGATAGATACCGATCCACATGCTTCTTTAGGATATTACCTCGGTATTGACTCAGAACTGGTTAAGTCTTCGCTTTACGATCTGTTTTTAGAACATCAAAGCCTGACTAAAGAGTTCATTCAGGAACATATTGTGTCGACGTCGGTAGACGGTATTGATTTGATTCCTTCAACCATGGCGTTAGCAACGTTAGATAGGTCATTAGGTCACCAAGGAGGAATGGGGTTAATACTTAAGAAGCTACTCTTGTTAGTTGAAGATAGTTACGATATTGCATTAATTGATTGCCCGCCAGTATTAGGTGTGCTGATGGTTAATGCGTTGGCTGCTAGTCAGCATATTATCGTGCCTGTTCAGACAGAGTTTCTTGCCATAAAAGGCTTGGATAGAATGATTAAAACTATGATATTAATGGGACGTTCAAAGAAAACACAATATAGCTTTACTATCGTTCCGACCATGTACGATCGTCGGACTAAAGCTTCTTCGGCTGCATTGCAACAACTTAGTAAAGAATATGGAGAGCAACTATGGCCAGATGTTATACCTGTGGACACTAAGTTTAGAGATGCGAGTTTAGCTCACCTTCCTGCATCACATTTTGCAGCGAGTAGTCGTGGGGTCAAAGCTTATGAAAGGTTATTAGATCATTTACTTGCAGGAGCAGTATCTCATGTCACGCTTAGTTGA
- a CDS encoding chemotaxis protein CheW: MSRLVDDAVLDYFSLLLTEESSEIEKTESSVDAPKCASHHQFTQVRSEKLTSSAINSSPSLESELSVIESSVLSKNQENEKTPLAQKQSKLRIMTSVETKERDPRLDKLALEQLLEPLLKSTNAESVPQVTDTEISKIDTQPKVKSLSESIKPKVEEKTKFKSHTQELRTQKQTLETKSETKISEVPPKVTKDLLETLDDEFQVLFFKVAGLTLAVPLVSLGGIVKLDRLNHIMGRPSWYKGVQTHRDSQLNVVDTCAWVMPDKYDDALAESVNYQYVVLLEDSNWGLTCESLVNSVKIKKSDVNWRSKTGKRPWLAGVVKEQMCGILHVHSLIDLLNSGLGSQDPVG; encoded by the coding sequence ATGTCACGCTTAGTTGATGATGCTGTTTTAGATTATTTTTCTCTTTTGCTAACAGAAGAAAGTAGTGAAATTGAAAAAACTGAATCATCAGTTGACGCTCCTAAATGTGCAAGTCATCATCAATTTACTCAAGTTAGGTCCGAAAAATTGACCAGTTCCGCGATTAATAGTTCTCCTTCACTGGAGAGCGAACTTTCAGTTATAGAGAGTTCTGTATTATCTAAAAATCAAGAAAATGAAAAAACGCCATTGGCTCAGAAGCAATCTAAGCTAAGAATAATGACTTCAGTTGAGACGAAAGAGCGAGATCCACGATTAGATAAATTGGCTCTAGAACAGTTGCTGGAACCTTTACTTAAATCAACTAATGCGGAATCAGTTCCTCAAGTAACGGATACAGAAATAAGCAAAATAGATACACAACCTAAAGTGAAGTCGTTATCGGAGAGTATTAAACCAAAAGTTGAAGAAAAAACAAAATTTAAGAGTCATACTCAAGAGTTAAGAACACAAAAACAAACATTAGAAACAAAGTCTGAGACAAAAATCAGTGAAGTTCCGCCTAAAGTAACAAAAGATCTGCTTGAAACCCTCGATGATGAATTTCAAGTACTATTCTTTAAAGTGGCTGGGTTAACGTTAGCTGTGCCATTAGTAAGCTTAGGAGGAATCGTTAAACTTGATAGGCTTAACCATATTATGGGTAGACCTTCGTGGTATAAAGGAGTCCAAACTCATAGAGATTCGCAGTTAAATGTTGTTGATACTTGTGCTTGGGTGATGCCTGATAAGTATGATGATGCGTTAGCTGAATCCGTAAACTATCAATATGTTGTATTATTAGAAGATAGCAACTGGGGATTGACGTGTGAATCCTTAGTTAATTCGGTAAAAATCAAGAAATCGGATGTCAACTGGCGGAGCAAAACGGGTAAACGTCCCTGGTTGGCTGGAGTTGTAAAAGAGCAGATGTGTGGCATATTGCATGTGCATTCACTCATTGATTTATTAAATTCAGGTTTAGGTAGTCAGGATCCTGTTGGCTGA
- a CDS encoding chemotaxis protein CheW, whose protein sequence is MTDANQVAVNKDDEVLQWVTFRLDNETYGINVMQVQEVLRYTEIAPVPGAPHYVLGIINLRGNVVTVIDTRSRFGLASSEIDDSTRIVIIEAEKQVIGILVDSVAEVVYLRGSEIDNAPNVGTEESAKFIQGVSNRDNELLILVDLDKLLSDEEWMELTEV, encoded by the coding sequence ATGACAGACGCAAATCAAGTAGCGGTAAATAAAGATGACGAAGTGTTGCAATGGGTAACCTTCCGGCTCGACAATGAAACTTATGGCATTAATGTCATGCAGGTTCAGGAAGTATTGAGGTATACCGAAATTGCCCCAGTACCGGGAGCTCCTCATTATGTATTAGGGATCATTAATCTTCGAGGCAATGTAGTGACGGTGATCGATACTCGCTCTCGTTTTGGATTGGCCTCTTCAGAGATAGATGATTCGACACGTATTGTCATTATCGAAGCTGAGAAGCAAGTGATCGGCATTTTGGTTGATAGTGTTGCCGAAGTCGTATATTTACGAGGCTCTGAGATTGACAATGCACCTAATGTGGGAACAGAAGAAAGTGCTAAGTTTATTCAGGGGGTGAGCAATCGAGACAATGAACTACTCATCCTTGTCGATCTGGATAAGTTACTGTCCGATGAAGAGTGGATGGAGTTAACAGAAGTTTAA
- a CDS encoding DUF2802 domain-containing protein codes for MIGDEILIAVLVCVIAFLGLLLFQHMQTKQLKSKVNALTLLVKESDRQRETVKRELQELRSGTIGVGRRMLELEKKASQQDARLDEAKHQDPQAKLYTRAMKMVDLGAGVEELINECEIPKAEAELIIRLHGKG; via the coding sequence ATGATAGGTGATGAAATATTGATCGCTGTTTTAGTGTGTGTGATTGCCTTTTTGGGCTTATTGCTTTTTCAACATATGCAAACTAAACAGTTAAAAAGTAAAGTTAATGCATTAACTCTTTTAGTAAAAGAGAGTGATCGCCAACGTGAAACCGTTAAGCGTGAACTTCAGGAATTAAGAAGCGGCACTATAGGTGTTGGTAGGCGTATGCTAGAGCTTGAGAAAAAAGCTTCTCAACAAGATGCAAGATTAGACGAGGCTAAACACCAAGATCCACAAGCTAAGCTCTATACACGTGCAATGAAGATGGTTGATTTAGGCGCAGGTGTGGAGGAGTTGATTAATGAGTGTGAAATACCTAAAGCTGAAGCTGAGTTAATTATTAGGTTACACGGGAAAGGCTAA
- a CDS encoding EscU/YscU/HrcU family type III secretion system export apparatus switch protein — translation MKDDLDKKISTDPVESEREAVALGFDGHNAPKVTAKGSGIVADEIIALAKEAGIHIHQNAHLCDFLQRLELGDEIPKELYLLIAELIAFAYVLDGKFPEEWNNMHQKIVEEV, via the coding sequence ATGAAAGATGATTTGGATAAGAAAATCAGTACTGACCCAGTCGAATCAGAACGTGAAGCCGTAGCACTCGGCTTCGATGGCCACAATGCACCTAAAGTCACCGCTAAAGGGTCAGGAATAGTAGCGGATGAAATTATTGCTTTAGCTAAAGAAGCGGGGATTCATATCCATCAAAATGCACACTTGTGTGATTTTCTTCAACGCTTAGAGCTTGGCGATGAAATCCCCAAAGAGCTTTACCTACTAATTGCTGAACTCATAGCCTTCGCTTATGTACTTGATGGTAAGTTTCCAGAAGAGTGGAACAATATGCATCAAAAAATAGTAGAGGAGGTATAA
- a CDS encoding MlaA family lipoprotein — MKFIRKVLILVSLIVSAFSVFAQNSPDVDVVNVVLDGDNVELNEVELIEDGSSVTISYNDPRDPIEGFNRTMWDFNYLFMDRYLYRPVAHGYKDYIPLPVKTGLNNFVTNLEEPSTLVNNTLQGKWGWAANAGGRFTINTTMGLLGVIDVASMMGLTSKQDEFNEVLGYYGVPDGPYFMAPFLGPYVTRELASDWVDGLYFPLSEFTIWQSLVKWGLKNLHQRAEAIDQERLVDNALDPYTFVKEAYFQHMDYKVYDGDVPVDLDDDELLDEYLEELD, encoded by the coding sequence ATGAAGTTTATTAGGAAAGTACTGATTCTAGTATCGCTTATCGTCTCTGCTTTTTCAGTATTTGCTCAGAACTCACCAGATGTGGACGTTGTGAATGTGGTTCTTGATGGTGACAACGTAGAGTTAAATGAAGTTGAGCTAATAGAAGATGGATCTTCAGTTACAATCTCTTATAACGATCCCAGGGATCCTATTGAGGGATTTAACAGGACGATGTGGGATTTTAATTATCTATTTATGGATCGCTACCTTTACAGGCCAGTAGCGCATGGTTATAAAGATTATATCCCTTTGCCGGTGAAAACAGGTCTTAATAATTTTGTTACTAATCTCGAAGAACCAAGTACATTAGTCAATAATACCTTGCAGGGTAAATGGGGGTGGGCAGCAAATGCTGGAGGACGATTTACAATCAATACCACCATGGGCTTACTTGGAGTCATAGATGTTGCAAGTATGATGGGCTTAACGAGCAAGCAAGATGAGTTCAATGAAGTTTTGGGGTATTACGGTGTCCCTGACGGTCCTTATTTTATGGCTCCTTTTCTAGGCCCCTATGTGACTCGAGAACTCGCCTCTGATTGGGTTGATGGCCTATACTTTCCATTATCGGAGTTTACTATTTGGCAATCCTTGGTCAAATGGGGACTTAAAAATCTACATCAACGTGCAGAAGCCATTGATCAAGAAAGATTGGTTGATAATGCACTGGATCCTTATACCTTCGTGAAAGAAGCTTACTTTCAACATATGGACTATAAGGTGTATGATGGCGATGTTCCTGTAGATTTAGATGATGATGAACTCCTTGATGAGTATCTGGAGGAGCTAGACTAA
- a CDS encoding response regulator, producing MALKDLVILLVEDDPVFRRIVASFLDSRGATVLEADDGEQGLDRFKQYAIDIVLADLSMPIMGGLVMLKKMSEINSSVPSIVISGNQVMADVVEALRIGASDYLVKPVADLFLIENAIKQCLDEGHMKDVQLEDIEELSYQELQDNLALLEQNAEAAKSVQQQLFPPSQINYPTARIDYSLFKTDEVSAYFIDTVNVGDKHLVMYMAHFHPQDNRAAFGSVLLKSFVNQKLKLFRDGSTLAIIEPYNMLCYLNERMNKSGLDIFIDIVYIVVELTQYRASIAQAGHGLRCYIRNSEGLMPLALPDSLQLGILDWGQPSSQFRTLMPGEKLCISSSAPEHKQMLLADHFSGLTYDIQMPPGGYVQLSF from the coding sequence ATGGCGCTAAAAGATCTCGTTATTTTACTTGTGGAAGACGATCCTGTTTTTCGCCGCATTGTTGCAAGTTTTCTCGATAGCCGTGGAGCTACGGTACTCGAGGCTGATGATGGTGAGCAAGGTTTAGATAGATTCAAACAATATGCCATTGATATAGTACTGGCAGATTTAAGTATGCCCATCATGGGTGGATTAGTGATGCTTAAAAAGATGTCTGAGATTAATTCGAGTGTCCCCTCAATCGTTATCTCCGGTAACCAAGTAATGGCAGATGTTGTCGAAGCCCTAAGGATTGGTGCTAGTGACTACTTAGTTAAGCCTGTTGCAGATCTCTTTCTTATTGAAAATGCGATTAAGCAGTGCCTCGATGAAGGCCATATGAAAGATGTACAACTTGAAGATATAGAGGAGCTTTCTTATCAAGAGTTACAGGATAATCTAGCTTTATTAGAACAAAATGCTGAAGCAGCAAAAAGCGTGCAGCAACAACTCTTTCCTCCTTCTCAAATCAACTATCCTACTGCAAGAATAGATTACAGTTTATTTAAAACAGATGAGGTTAGTGCTTACTTTATTGATACGGTTAATGTCGGTGATAAGCATCTAGTGATGTATATGGCGCATTTTCACCCTCAAGACAACCGCGCCGCTTTTGGTAGTGTACTATTGAAAAGCTTCGTAAATCAAAAATTGAAACTTTTTCGTGATGGTTCGACACTTGCCATTATCGAACCTTATAATATGCTTTGCTATCTTAATGAGAGAATGAATAAATCAGGCCTAGATATTTTTATTGATATTGTCTATATCGTTGTAGAACTGACTCAATATCGCGCCTCAATCGCTCAAGCTGGTCATGGTTTACGCTGTTATATTCGTAATAGTGAAGGGTTAATGCCACTGGCATTACCTGACTCGCTTCAATTAGGCATTTTAGATTGGGGACAGCCTAGCTCCCAATTCAGAACTTTAATGCCAGGTGAAAAGCTGTGTATCTCTTCCAGCGCCCCAGAACACAAACAGATGTTACTCGCTGATCACTTCAGCGGGCTCACTTATGACATTCAAATGCCACCAGGTGGGTACGTCCAACTCTCTTTTTAA
- a CDS encoding peptide MFS transporter, which yields MSVAKPQGTMLGHPKGLFLLFTTELWERFSYYAMRAILVLYLVDSVQSQGGHGLGWTSADALSLYGTFTGLVFLTPLIGGWLADTYLGQRRAIMIGGALMAAGQFILGTPHAWVPGMEIEVFYLGLGVLILGNGLFKPNISTMVGDLYEEGDHRRDGAFTIFYMGINVGAFLSGIIVGSVVAYFDGNFQAGFICAGIGMIISLIIQFLYAQKFLGDIGRKPAAQREKEKAAASGDVRKEPLTKIERDRIKVIMVMGLFTVIFWAGFEQAGGLMNLFTNDFTDRSIGSWEVPTTWFQSLNAMFIVIFAPVIAAIWIRLGKNEPNSPVKFALGLVLLGIGFLFMIGAVLEMGGDANAKSSMWWLVGAYFFHTMGELCLSPIGLSMVTKLAPLRIASLMMGVWFLFIAVANKVGGLVGSLIGHGGPKEEQLANAMAIFAGIAITAAVSGIILYFMADKLVDWMHGAEESGHHTEEQALEEEIAVTAEHEGIKH from the coding sequence ATGAGCGTAGCAAAACCCCAAGGGACGATGCTCGGGCATCCGAAGGGATTGTTCCTGTTGTTTACAACAGAGTTATGGGAACGATTCAGCTATTACGCAATGCGTGCTATTTTAGTACTTTATTTGGTAGATAGTGTTCAATCACAAGGTGGTCACGGTTTAGGTTGGACGAGTGCAGATGCCCTCTCTCTTTACGGTACATTCACCGGTTTGGTTTTTTTAACTCCTCTCATTGGTGGTTGGTTAGCCGATACTTACTTAGGTCAACGTCGCGCCATAATGATTGGCGGTGCACTAATGGCTGCGGGTCAATTCATTTTAGGTACACCTCATGCTTGGGTGCCAGGCATGGAGATTGAAGTTTTCTATCTTGGTCTTGGTGTGCTTATTCTAGGTAACGGTCTATTTAAGCCAAATATCTCTACCATGGTTGGTGACCTGTACGAAGAGGGAGATCATCGCCGTGACGGTGCGTTTACTATCTTCTACATGGGTATCAACGTAGGTGCATTCCTTTCAGGTATCATTGTAGGTTCAGTTGTTGCCTATTTTGATGGTAACTTCCAAGCTGGCTTTATTTGTGCTGGTATCGGTATGATCATTTCATTGATCATCCAATTCCTTTATGCACAAAAGTTTTTAGGTGATATCGGCCGTAAACCTGCTGCCCAACGTGAAAAAGAGAAAGCAGCAGCCTCTGGTGACGTACGTAAAGAACCATTAACCAAAATTGAGCGTGATCGTATAAAAGTCATCATGGTCATGGGTTTGTTTACTGTTATTTTCTGGGCTGGTTTCGAGCAAGCTGGCGGTTTGATGAACCTGTTTACCAACGATTTCACTGATCGTAGTATTGGCAGTTGGGAAGTGCCAACCACTTGGTTCCAATCATTAAATGCTATGTTTATTGTTATCTTTGCCCCTGTGATCGCTGCTATTTGGATACGCTTAGGTAAAAATGAACCAAATTCTCCCGTTAAGTTTGCTTTAGGTCTAGTTCTATTAGGCATTGGTTTCCTATTTATGATTGGTGCCGTGCTTGAAATGGGTGGCGATGCAAATGCTAAATCGAGCATGTGGTGGTTAGTCGGTGCATACTTCTTCCATACCATGGGTGAACTTTGTTTGTCACCAATTGGTCTTTCTATGGTCACTAAACTCGCTCCACTTCGCATTGCATCATTGATGATGGGTGTATGGTTCCTGTTTATTGCTGTTGCAAATAAGGTTGGTGGTCTTGTTGGTTCTTTAATTGGCCATGGTGGTCCAAAAGAGGAGCAACTTGCTAATGCTATGGCTATTTTCGCAGGTATCGCTATTACGGCTGCTGTTTCCGGTATCATTCTTTACTTCATGGCTGACAAGCTAGTTGATTGGATGCATGGCGCAGAAGAGAGCGGTCACCACACTGAAGAGCAAGCTCTTGAAGAAGAGATAGCAGTCACTGCCGAGCATGAAGGCATAAAGCATTAA
- the mntA gene encoding type VII toxin-antitoxin system MntA family adenylyltransferase antitoxin has product MTMFNLDKSRLINLVLDKIPTVKLIYLFGSYASGEQHSKSDLDIAILPVKSLDNLSRWQLAQTLACELDIDVDLIDLTSASTVLCQQVITQGRLLWGDSYDDDIFAVKTISMYQNLQVERAMILADLMNKDPRDGRGTVHE; this is encoded by the coding sequence ATGACGATGTTTAATTTAGATAAAAGCCGACTAATTAATTTAGTTTTAGACAAGATCCCAACGGTCAAACTTATCTATTTGTTTGGTTCTTACGCAAGTGGTGAGCAACATTCTAAGAGTGATCTTGATATTGCGATATTACCTGTTAAATCATTAGATAACCTTTCCCGTTGGCAATTGGCTCAAACCTTGGCTTGTGAACTTGATATCGATGTTGATTTGATTGATTTAACTTCAGCATCAACAGTATTGTGTCAACAGGTGATAACTCAAGGTCGATTGTTGTGGGGAGATAGTTATGACGATGATATTTTTGCCGTAAAAACGATCTCTATGTACCAAAATTTACAAGTAGAAAGAGCCATGATCCTCGCTGACTTAATGAATAAAGACCCTCGTGATGGCAGGGGAACTGTCCATGAATGA
- the hepT gene encoding type VII toxin-antitoxin system HepT family RNase toxin translates to MNDIIINKIATINRCLKRIKDVYGNGIAFRKDHTQQDSVVLNLQRTCEACIDIANHLNRKHQYGVPQSSRDSFTLLAQNNVLPDELAENLKKMVGLRNIAVHDYQELNLDIVVHVINHRLSDFERFIEAIK, encoded by the coding sequence ATGAATGACATTATTATCAATAAAATTGCCACGATTAATCGTTGCCTAAAACGTATTAAAGACGTTTATGGCAATGGTATAGCATTTAGAAAAGATCATACTCAACAAGATAGTGTGGTTCTCAACCTACAACGTACTTGTGAAGCCTGTATTGATATAGCAAACCATTTGAATCGTAAACATCAATATGGTGTACCACAAAGCAGTCGCGATAGTTTTACTCTTTTGGCACAAAACAATGTATTACCAGACGAACTTGCTGAAAATTTAAAAAAGATGGTGGGGTTACGAAACATAGCCGTTCATGACTATCAAGAGCTTAATTTAGATATTGTTGTTCATGTTATTAACCATCGTTTAAGTGATTTTGAACGTTTTATTGAAGCGATTAAGTGA
- the rfaH gene encoding transcription/translation regulatory transformer protein RfaH → MKAWYLLYCKPRGEARAVHNLTLQQIESYLPTIGEEKKVKGQVCIKRIPLFPGYMFIHFDPLVTSVARIHSTRGVGRIIGCNELMTSIDDSIIHSIRMREHKLLSQLLSENELATECLNTSRRQDINPGDQIRFTEGPFVDLEGIFDEKNGEKRCHVLFHIMGQKKRVSVPRDSIQAV, encoded by the coding sequence ATGAAAGCTTGGTACTTGTTATATTGTAAGCCTCGCGGGGAGGCTAGAGCTGTACATAACTTAACTCTACAACAGATAGAGTCTTATCTTCCGACCATAGGCGAAGAAAAAAAAGTTAAAGGTCAAGTCTGCATTAAACGAATTCCGCTTTTCCCCGGCTATATGTTTATCCATTTCGATCCACTCGTTACTAGTGTTGCCCGTATTCATTCGACTCGTGGAGTTGGACGGATTATAGGTTGCAATGAATTAATGACCTCCATTGACGATTCAATAATCCACAGCATTCGCATGCGAGAGCATAAATTGCTATCTCAGTTGTTAAGCGAAAACGAATTAGCAACTGAGTGCTTAAACACTTCCCGTAGACAAGATATTAATCCAGGCGATCAGATCCGGTTTACAGAAGGGCCATTTGTTGATCTTGAAGGGATCTTTGACGAAAAAAATGGTGAAAAGCGTTGTCATGTTCTGTTCCACATTATGGGACAGAAGAAACGAG